In one Nicotiana tomentosiformis chromosome 6, ASM39032v3, whole genome shotgun sequence genomic region, the following are encoded:
- the LOC138894879 gene encoding uncharacterized protein, whose product MGRIENMFKQMMEKNADLDSQLASHTTSIRNLKVQMWKISQAFNTLPKGALPSDTEEIPQNDVQVHDDVQIDIDDSMDETREEVNPSREHIIDILDPVVQKAKEPLPKPQPPYPQRLTKKNGENQFNKFIQIMKGLSINVPLMEALEQILSYAKFMKDLVTKKRSMNFEIIKVTHQVSAIVYSIDPKLEDPGTFTIPCTIKSADFKLFLILRRVSI is encoded by the exons atgggtcgtattgagaacatgttcaagcaaatgatggaaaagaatgcggATTTGGattcccaacttgcctcacatacCACATCAATCCGTAATCTTAAAGTTCAAATGTGGAAAATTTCTCAAGCTTTTAATACTCTTCCTAAGGGTGcattaccaagtgacacg GAGGAGATCCCTCAAAATGATGTTCAAGTGCATGATGAtgttcagattgatattgatgatagtatgGACGAGACCCGAGAagaggtgaacccatctagggaacacATCATTGACATACTGGatccggtagtgcaaaaggctaaggaacCCTTGCCAAAGCCCCAACCTCCTTACCCTCAAAGGCTTACAAAGAAAAATGGTGAAAATCAATTCAATAAGTTCATTCAAATAATGAAAGGTCTCTCTATTAATGTTCCATTGAtggaagctttggaacaaattctcagttatgccaagtttatgaaagatcttgtgaccaagaagaggtcgatgaattttgaaataatcaaggtcactcatcaagtgagtgcaattgtttaTTCCATAGATCCTAAGTTAGAGGATCCCGGTActtttacaattccttgtacTATTAAAAGTGCCGATTTTAAGCTCTTTCTAATCTTGaggcgagtatcaatttga